A region from the Mesorhizobium sp. J8 genome encodes:
- a CDS encoding BMP family ABC transporter substrate-binding protein → MINLTRRTLMKGAAASGLVAAVGSRALAADEPLGIALVVPSPVGDVGWGRALADGLGPVKAAYGDKVKVTIIENIQEGPDADRIMNKAVADGNKFLIAGSFGYQNGALQVARRNPDVTVLHASGFQVAPNFSPFAAQYSQGTYLMGMAAAALSKTGKLGSVSAFAIPELITSINAFTLGAQAVKPDVEVSVVWVNSWFDPAKEQEAAKALLAQKCDVIFSNAQDTPSVVSACEEAGIPAFNLNSSMKKYAPKTYLGCVATDWSPFFKASVDAHLAGTFKGANAFLGVGDKVVEVVDWNPGIPADMMAKIKEVEAKIAGGSFSPFTGPIAKADGSEGVPAGKTMTQAEIVAMDWHVKGVTTPLPK, encoded by the coding sequence CTGATAAATCTTACCCGCAGAACATTGATGAAGGGCGCCGCGGCTTCCGGCCTCGTTGCCGCGGTGGGCAGCCGAGCGCTTGCCGCCGACGAGCCGCTAGGCATCGCGCTGGTGGTCCCGTCGCCGGTCGGCGATGTCGGCTGGGGCCGCGCGCTCGCCGACGGGCTCGGGCCGGTGAAGGCAGCCTATGGCGACAAGGTGAAGGTCACTATCATCGAGAACATACAGGAGGGACCCGACGCCGATCGCATCATGAACAAGGCCGTCGCCGACGGAAACAAGTTCCTCATTGCCGGCTCCTTCGGATACCAAAATGGCGCCCTGCAGGTCGCACGGCGCAATCCCGACGTCACCGTGCTGCATGCTTCCGGTTTCCAGGTGGCGCCGAACTTCTCGCCCTTCGCGGCCCAATATTCGCAGGGCACCTATCTGATGGGCATGGCCGCAGCCGCGCTTTCGAAGACCGGCAAGCTCGGCTCCGTGTCAGCCTTCGCCATCCCTGAGTTGATCACCTCCATCAACGCCTTCACCTTAGGAGCGCAGGCGGTGAAGCCCGATGTCGAGGTTTCGGTCGTATGGGTCAATTCCTGGTTCGACCCGGCCAAGGAGCAGGAAGCCGCCAAGGCGCTGCTGGCGCAGAAATGCGACGTGATCTTCTCCAACGCGCAGGATACGCCGTCCGTCGTCTCGGCCTGTGAGGAGGCCGGCATCCCCGCCTTCAACCTCAACTCGTCGATGAAGAAGTACGCGCCCAAGACCTATCTCGGCTGCGTGGCGACCGACTGGTCGCCCTTCTTCAAAGCATCGGTCGACGCCCACCTCGCCGGCACCTTCAAGGGCGCCAACGCTTTCCTGGGCGTCGGCGACAAGGTTGTCGAGGTCGTTGACTGGAACCCGGGCATCCCGGCCGACATGATGGCCAAGATCAAGGAGGTTGAAGCCAAGATCGCCGGGGGCAGCTTCTCGCCCTTTACCGGTCCGATCGCCAAGGCTGATGGCAGCGAGGGCGTCCCCGCCGGCAAGACGATGACCCAGGCCGAGATCGTCGCCATGGACTGGCACGTCAAGGGTGTCACCACGCCGCTGCCCAAGTAA